The following coding sequences lie in one Aspergillus puulaauensis MK2 DNA, chromosome 3, nearly complete sequence genomic window:
- a CDS encoding sugar transporter-like protein (COG:G;~EggNog:ENOG410Q223;~InterPro:IPR005829,IPR005828,IPR003663,IPR036259, IPR020846;~PFAM:PF00083,PF07690;~TransMembrane:11 (n16-28c36/37o52-76i88-105o111-131i143-162o174-196i266-285o305-323i335-354o366-390i402-421o433-451i);~go_component: GO:0016020 - membrane [Evidence IEA];~go_component: GO:0016021 - integral component of membrane [Evidence IEA];~go_function: GO:0022857 - transmembrane transporter activity [Evidence IEA];~go_process: GO:0055085 - transmembrane transport [Evidence IEA]) yields MAKLEMYGRGLSLRMAILSTCFISFVLFGYNQGAPAGIIGNENFLSVVDHPGSAVLGFIIGIYNIGCLVGTAVAFLTSDRLGFRKSMWISMGILTVGAFPQAFAYSRAQVLAFRFVSGIGTGIMSSIVPVYQSELCEARNRGMYVCSQPLAVGVGISAAYWFDYGMSFAPGSISWRLPMAFQVLFTIIVTILLVGLPESPRWLCRRGLNDEAVRVLCDFYDRPKNDPKVVNDAEGIFRAIELDSLRGEYKWSQLLKKDEIQTGRRVLLAYGLQFINQMGGVNMIVSYVTQVLEVNVGLDPKTSLLLGGVIQIMFVVGSFYPTFYSDRLGRKKPMMWGSFGLFICMMMISILLSFRGTAEEKEAGSASVAFFFLFMLIFGASTNCVPWVYGPELLPMHVRTKGNAIGISANWLWNFFVAMIGPTLITDLQWKGYLIFMFMNLTFLPILYFYYPETANLSLEEIDSLFMVKGKTAHDHSHGSSSGSPSEKIITTSSTQAWERERSGIPLSPL; encoded by the exons ATGGCGAAGCTTGAGATGTACGGCAGGGGGCTAAGCCTGCGGATGGCTATTCTGTCTACCTGCTTCATATCATTCGTTCTGTTTG GTTACAACCAAGGGGCTCCCGCAGGCATCATTGGGAATGAGAACTTTCTCAGTGTCGTGGATCATCCTGGGTCTGCAGTCCTGGGGTTTATAATCGGCATATACAACATCGGTTGCTTGGTGGGCACAGCTGTGGCCTTCTTGACAAGTGACCGTCTTGGATTTCGCAAGTCCATGTGGATTTCAATGGGAATCCTAACA GTTGGGGCTTTCCCCCAAGCATTCGCATATTCCAGGGCCCAAGTGCTCGCGTTTCGATTCGTCAGCGGAATTGGGACTGGAATCATGTCTTCGATAGTACCCGTTTACCAGTCCGAGCTTTGTGAGGCGCGGAATCGAGGAATGTACGTGTGCAGCCAACCTCTTGCCGTTGGTGTTGGCATCTCGGCTGCCTACTGGTTCGATTATGGAATGAGCTTTGCCCCTGGATCAATTAGTTGGAGGCTTCCGATGGCTTTCCAGGTGCTCTTTACGATCATTGTGACGATTCTTCTTGTGGG ACTACCAGAAAGTCCCCGATGGTTGTGCAGGAGAGGCCTGAATGACGAGGCCGTGCGTGTCCTGTGTGACTTCTATGATAGGCCAAAAAATGATCCCAAAGTCGTCAATGATGCGGAGGGGATCTTTAGAGCCATTGAACTTGACAGTCTCCGGGGCGAATACAAGTGGTCCCAACTACTGAAAAAGGACGAAATACAAACTGGCCGCCGAGTCCTACTGGCCTATGGGCTACAGTTCATTAATCAGATGGGAGGTGTCAACATGATTGTT TCCTATGTCACACAAG TGTTGGAAGTTAATGTGGGTTTGGATCCAAAAACGAGCCTACTTCTAGGGGGGGTTATCCAGATCATGTTTGTCGTTG GCTCTTTCTATCCAACTTTCTACTCAGACCGGCTCGGCCGGAAGAAGCCAATGATGTGGGGATCTTTCGGACTATTCATCTGCATGATGATGATCTccattcttctctccttcagaG GAACTGCtgaggaaaaagaagccgGCAGCGCCTCAGTGGCATTCTTTTTCCTATTCATGCTCATCTTCGGAGCATCCACAAACTGCGTACCATGGGTATACGGCCCAGAGCTCTTACCCATGCATGTCCGGACGAAAGG AAATGCCATCGGAATCTCGGCAAACTGGTTGTGGAATTTCTTCGTCGCCATGATCGGTCCCACCCTGATCACCGATCTCCAGTGGAAGGGATATCTAATTTTCATGTTTATGAATTTGACTTTTCTCCCG ATCCTCTACTTCTACTACCCGGAAACCGCAAATCTGAGCCTCGAGGAAATCGACTCGCTCTTCATGGTCAAGGGTAAGACTGCACATGACCATAGCCATGGCTCTAGTAGCGGCTCGCCTTCGGAAAAAATAATCACTACTTCCTCGACACAGGcttgggagagggagaggagcgGTATTCCGCTGTCTCCTCTATAA
- a CDS encoding uncharacterized protein (COG:S;~EggNog:ENOG410PP2V), with amino-acid sequence MCPMLVSSLRDGPTMALSPPQDHAFLQFPHQQKPEPSPGVSSRLPFTNGFSSGVNPFGPSASLGLAAGSKPSRKRSRDDVTAEETPSEHAPKASIPPPAPPEEEPIYGEGMTLLNPRTGMALSAESQTGTWYEEALENSMTAPPPTASQNHVSSQASRKSQRLDPSAPSLDDIASSRIQKQLQDNDSDENRRILNASSARSNPFSSEEPLVDDATRLLGISWQRVQADDADMAAAIRGWKKCIDRQFSQYLADAEILMKNRALNAYLVSARPMIPFAGPAQMPAFYLFNDDLTQGQLVASSWDVCLRNLQSSPVLFEGTEILNASDRPSCSGQNVLGANPAETGLPLLQTLTAQPSNPGVGLNDGMAQEAGMDIDI; translated from the coding sequence ATGTGTCCAATGCTTGTCAGTTCCCTTCGAGACGGCCCAACAATGGCCCTATCTCCTCCTCAGGACCATGCCTTCCTTCAATTCCCTCATCAGCAGAAGCCGGAACCATCTCCTGGCGTCAGCTCTCGACTCCCATTTACAAACGGTTTCTCATCTGGGGTGAACCCCTTTGGGCCTTCGGCCTCTTTGGGCCTTGCTGCCGGTAGCAAGCCGTCTCGCAAGAGATCGCGTGATGATGTCACGGCCGAAGAAACCCCCAGTGAGCATGCTCCAAAAGCCTCGATCCCGCCGCCGGCTCCTCCTGAGGAGGAGCCTATCTATGGAGAGGGCATGACTCTGCTCAACCCTCGCACCGGGATGGCCCTCTCTGCAGAAAGTCAAACAGGGACCTGGTACGAGGAGGCTCTTGAGAATTCCATGACCGCTCCGCCACCTACCGCGTCTCAAAACCACGTGTCGTCTCAAGCGAGCCGCAAGTCACAACGTCTCGATCCCTCAGCCCCTAGCCTCGACGACATTGCTTCCTCTCGAATCCAAAAACAACTTCAAGATaacgacagcgacgaaaACCGCCGTATCCTCAATGCCTCCTCAGCTCGCTCGAACCCTTTCTCATCCGAAGAACCGTTGGTTGACGATGCCACCCGCCTTCTTGGGATTAGCTGGCAACGTGTTCAAGCCGACGATGCCGATATGGCTGCTGCCATCCGTGGCTGGAAGAAGTGCATCGACCGACAATTCTCTCAATACCTCGCCGATGCTGAGATCCTCATGAAGAACCGCGCTCTCAATGCCTACCTTGTTTCTGCCCGACCAATGATCCCCTTTGCAGGACCTGCCCAGATGCCTGctttttatctttttaatGATGACCTAACTCAAGGTCAACTCGTGGCTTCATCCTGGGATGTTTGCCTCCGGAATCTTCAATCGTCGCCTGTTCTATTCGAGGGCACAGAGATTCTCAACGCCTCGGACAGGCCGTCCTGCTCTGGTCAGAATGTCCTGGGAGCAAACCCCGCCGAAACAggacttcctcttctccaaaccCTCACTGCCCAGCCCTCAAACCCTGGTGTTGGATTGAACGATGGCATGGCCCAGGAAGCGGGAATGGACATCGACATATAA
- the glfB gene encoding UDP-galactofuranose transporter (COG:E,G;~EggNog:ENOG410PGHJ;~InterPro:IPR004853;~PFAM:PF03151;~TransMembrane:10 (o38-57i69-88o108-133i145-163o169-200i221-243o258-279i286-306o312-330i359-377o)): MSNAEEKARTSGETSRPEPSLPTVNPAAEKSEPPKATFHPAVYVTAWITLSSSVILFNKHILDYAQFRFPIILTTWHLAFATFMTQVLARTTTLLDGRKTVKMTGRVYLRAIVPIGIFFSLSLICGNVTYLYLSVAFIQMLKATTPVAVLLATWGMGMAPVNLKVLTNVAIIVVGVVIASFGEIKFVFIGFLFQIAGIVFEATRLVMVQRLLSSAEYKMDPLVSLYYFAPVCAVMNGVTALFLEVPTLTMGHIYNVGVWTLLANAVVAFLLNVSVVFLIGKTSSLVMTLCGVLKDILLVAASMMIWSTPVTALQFFGYSISLIGLVYYKLGADKIKEYTSQTGRAWAEYGATHPAQRRFVIIGASLLVFFLFVGYMAPSYAPESVANVKGVLGGATAGNA, encoded by the exons ATGAGTAACGCCGAAGAGAAAGCGAGAACCTCCGGCGAGACCTCTCGCCCGGAGCCTTCTCTGCCGACTGTCAACCCTGCCGCTGAGAAGTCGGAGCCCCCGAAGGCTACCTTCCACCCGGCGGTCTATGTTAC TGCCTGGATTACCCTGAGTTCCAGTGTTATCTTGTTCAACAAGCACATCCTTGACTACGCCCAGTTCC GATTCCCTATCATTCTTACAACATGGCATTTGGCTTTCGCGACCTTCATGACCCAGGTTCTCGCTCGCACCACAACCCTCCTTGATGGCCGAAAGACCGTCAAGATGACTGGCCGTGTATATCTCCGTGCTATTGTTCCTATCGGTATCTTCTTCAGTTTGAGTTTGATCTGTGGCAACGTCACATACCTCTATCTCTCTGTTGCGTTTATTCAAATGCTTAAG GCGACTACCCCCGTGGCTGTTCTGCTTGCGACTTGGGGTATGGGAATGGCTCCTGTCAACCTCAAGGTTCTCACCAACGTGGCTATAATCGTCGTTGGTGTTGTCATCGCTTCGTTCGGTGAAATCAAGTTCGTTTTCATTGGTTTCCTCTTCCAGATTGCCGGTATCGTCTTCGAGGCCACCCGCCTGGTTATGGTGCAACGCCTACTCAGCTCCGCCGAGTACAAGATGGACCCTCTTGTCTCTCTTTACTACTTTGCTCCCGTATGTGCTGTGATGAACGGTGTTACCGCTCTCTTCCTTGAGGTTCCTACCCTCACCATGGGTCACATCTACAACGTTGGAGTTTGGACTCTTTTGGCGAACGCCGTAGTTGCGTTCCTGTTGAACGTTTCCGTCGTTTTCTTG ATCGGAAAGACTTCGTCCTTGGTCATGACCCTCTGCGGTGTTCTTAAGGATATTCTCCTTGTCGCCGCCtcgatgatgatctggagCACTCCCGTTACTGCCCTCCAGTTCTTTGGATACTCCATCTCTCTCATCGGTTTGGTTTACTACAAGCTTGGTGCGGACAAGATCAAGGAGTACACCAGCCAGACTGGTCGTGCTTGGGCTGAGTATGGTGCCACCCACCCTGCTCAGCGCCGGTTTGTGATCATCGGTGCTTCTctccttgtcttcttcctgtTCGTCGGATACATGGCACCCAGCTACGCCCCCGAGTCTGTGGCCAATGTCAAGGGCGTCCTTGGCGGAGCCACTGCTGGCAATGCTTAA
- a CDS encoding protoporphyrinogen/coproporphyrinogen oxidase (COG:H;~EggNog:ENOG410PHSQ;~InterPro:IPR036188;~PFAM:PF01593,PF13450) has translation MLSLARKTLNRVPSFQDILQGRMTHPDISVDVLVIGAGPTGLGAAKRLNQINGPSWLIVDSNETPGGLASTDVTPEGFLYDVGGHVIFSHYKYFDDCINEALPNDEDWYEHQRISYVRCKDLWVPYPFQNNISMLPKEDQVKCIDGMIDAAIEHRVANNKPKDFDEWIVRMMGTGVADIFMRPYNYKVWAVPTNKMQCAWLGERVAAPNVKAVTTNVILNKTAGNWGPNATFRFPARDGTGGIWIAVANTIPKENTRFGDKGKVEKVNAKNKTVTLGDGTVVGYQKLVSTMAVDFLAEQIGDQQLTSLTKELFYSSTHVIGVGIRGTRPERIGDKCWLYFPEDNCPFYRATIFSNYSPHNQPEASKKLPTLQLADGSKPSNTDAQEGPYWSIMLEVSESSMKPVNLDTLLAESIQGLVNTEMLKPTDEVVSTYHRRFDHGYPTPSLEREGALTQILPRLQELDIWSRGRFGSWRYEVGNQDHSFMLGVEAVDNIVNGAVELTLNYPDFVNGRQNTERRLVDGAQAFAKNKAQQ, from the exons ATGCTCAGTCTAGCCCGCAAGACTTTGAACCGCGTTCCCAGCTTTCAGGATATCCTACAAGGCAGGATGACCCACCCCGACAT CTCAGTTgacgtcctcgtcattgGTGCTGGCCCTACCGGTCTAGGTGCCGCGAAGCGTCTGAACCAGATC AACGGCCCCTCGTGGTTGATTGTCGACTCCAACGAGACCCCCGGTGGTCTTGCCTCTACCGATGTTACCCCCGAAGGCTTC CTTTACGATGTCGGTGGTCACGTTATCTTCTCCCACTACAAGTATTTCGATGACTGCATCAACGAGGCTCTTCCCAATGATGAGGACTGGTACGAGCACCAGCGTATCTCCTACGTCCGTTGCAAGGACCTCTGGGTTCCCTACCCCTTCCAGAACAACATCTCCATGCTTCCCAAGGAGGACCAGGTCAAGTGCATTGACGGCATGATTGATGCCGCCATTGAACACCGTGTGGCCAACAACAAGCCCAAGGACTTCGATGAGTGGATTGTCCGCATGATGGGTACTGGTGTCGCCGATATTTTCATGAGACCCTACAACTACAAGGTGTGGGCTGTGCCCACCAACAAG ATGCAATGCGCTTGGCTCGGTGAGCGTGTCGCTGCTCCTAATGTCAAGGCAGTGACCACCAACGTTATCCTGAACAAGACCGCTGGTAACTGGGGCCCTAACGCTACTTTCCGTTTCCCCGCCCGCGACGGTACCGGTGGTATCTGGATTGCTGTTGCCAACACCATCCCCAAGGAGAACACCCGCTTCGGTGACAAGGGCAAGGTCGAGAAAGTTAACGCTAAGAACAAGACCGTAACTCTGGGCGACGGCACCGTTGTCGGCTACCAGAAGCTTGTGTCCACCATGGCTGTGGACTTCCTCGCTGAGCAGATTGGCGACCAGCAGTTGACCAGCCTTACCAAGGAGCTCTTCTACTCTTCCACCCACGTCATCGGTGTTGGTATCCGTGGCACTCGCCCCGAGAGAATCGGCGACAAGTGCTGG CTCTACTTCCCCGAGGACAACTGTCCCTTCTACCGtgccaccatcttctccaactaCTCTCCCCACAACCAGCCCGAAGCCTCTAAGAAACTCCCTACCCTGCAGCTTGCAGATGGCTCCAAGCCCAGTAACACTGATGCCCAGGAAGGTCCCTACTGGTCCATCATGTTGGAGGTTTCCGAGTCTTCTATGAAGCCCGTCAACCTCGACACTCTCCTTGCTGAGTCCATCCAGGGTCTCGTCAACACCGAGATGCTCAAGCCCACCGACGAGGTTGTCTCCACCTACCACCGCCGCTTCGATCACGGATACCCCACACCCTCTCTTGAGCGTGAAGGCGCTCTTACTCAGATCCTGCCTAGACTGCAGGAACTGGACATCTGGTCCCGTGGCCGCTTCGGTAGCTGGCGCTACGAGGTCGGTAACCAGGACCACTCATTCATGCTCGGTGTTGAGGCCGTGGATAACATCGTTAACGGCGCTGTCGAGCTCACCCTCAACTACCCTGACTTCGTCAACGGCCGACAGAACACCGAGAGGCGTCTGGTTGACGGCGCTCAGGCCTTCGCTAAGAACAAGGCTCAGCAGTAA
- the PKH3 gene encoding pkb-activating kinase-like protein (COG:T;~EggNog:ENOG410PGTT;~InterPro:IPR017441,IPR008271,IPR039046,IPR000719, IPR011009;~PFAM:PF07714,PF00069;~go_function: GO:0004672 - protein kinase activity [Evidence IEA];~go_function: GO:0004674 - protein serine/threonine kinase activity [Evidence IEA];~go_function: GO:0005524 - ATP binding [Evidence IEA];~go_process: GO:0006468 - protein phosphorylation [Evidence IEA]) has protein sequence MDGDISLSQSLGGLRIANPDNASLHSSEDASTPAATAVPPASTTPNATKDEPTVTEQLAGVTSSLPPADHRLSYQSYHPDAQQQPGSYYGPPFPSQPQHPPSSGSSRPVSALFANGGAPVSTTSREGPYRIRTDSAASSASESLARAGSRGGSSAYQAGVPIRDNTHSDRSYHTAQIPANGAAVMRQPSRARTAGVPQLSGSPYGMENGPMSSSDEWQERGAAVTVRQEIDANGKPVARYIKKGVRDFSFGQTLGEGSYSTVVLGTDRQTLKEYAIKILDKRHIIKEKKVKYVNIEKDTLNRLTDHPGVVRLYYTFQDERSLYFVLDLCKGGELLGVLKRMATFDEECTKFYGAQILDAIDYMHRRGVIHRDLKPENVLLDSQMHVKVTDFGTAKILKSRQGSLNSSGIPSLDSDIPEEERASSFVGTAEYVSPELLTDKNACKASDLWAFGCIIYQLLAGRPPFKAGNEYQTFQKIVALEYEFPLSFPSVARDLVERLLVLDPARRLPIEHIKNHEFFQGITWGVDLWKQKAPRLKAYSPPPREPIKLNGGSDGDSFPPSINAAPSNTSSRVVPRLITELPAPSQLDIEWSPVLTKNNERILKLGNLVVLSSPASHSPVSRHGEYEAPRKFSRFFGGSTTKKRQRLVMITSSGRIIMAAAGGDEKKAKMELSLLAPGTHYRTSTDAKGVSCWIVDTREKHFVFEDPKPSSSSAGTTALTTQEWLDTLDRAREMALAQQNNGPYSGDDAFRDLSSGFSSHANTLDRAAETPHEAGPPQGRATLVKHQGNDSDSVKGKKRFSRRHSKNGLAAVF, from the exons ATGGATGGGGATATCAGCCTCTCCCAGTCTCTGGGCGGATTACGCATAGCGAACCCAGATAATGCCTCACTACATTCATCCGAGGACGCCTCGACTCCCGCTGCTACCGCTGTTCCCCCAGCATCTACAACGCCAAATGCTACGAAAGATGAACCGACAGTAACAGAACAGCTGGCCGGCGTAACATCATCGCTTCCTCCAGCCGACCACCGACTCTCCTACCAGTCATACCACCCCGAtgcccagcagcaacccgGTTCATATTACGGCCCCCCTTTCCCCTCTCAACCGCAACACCCTCCGTCTTCGGGCTCCTCCCGCCCCGTATCAGCTTTGTTCGCAAATGGGGGCGCGCCAGTCTCGACTACCTCTCGAGAAGGACCATATCGTATTCGCACGGACTCTGCCgcgtcttctgcttccgaAAGCTTAGCTCGCGCCGGATCCCGCGGAGGTTCTTCAGCTTATCAGGCTGGGGTACCCATCCGCGATAATACTCATAGCGACCGCTCCTACCACACGGCACAAATACCGGCGAATGGGGCAGCAGTGATGCGTCAACCGTCTCGAGCACGGACTGCGGGCGTTCCGCAACTGTCAGGATCGCCTTATGGGATGGAAAATGGGCCAATGTCTAGTAGTGATGAATGGCAGGAACGTGGGGCAGCCGTCACAGTGAGACAGGAGATTGATGCTAATGGGAAGCCCGTCGCGCGGTACATAAAGAAGGGCGTCCGAGATTTCTCCTTTGGACAGACTCTCGGCGAGGGGTCCTATAGCACCGTCGTGCTGGGGACAGACCGCCAAACCCTCAAAGAATATGCAATCAAGATTTTGGATAAACGACACATCATCAAAGAGAAAAAGGTCAAGTATGTAAATATCGAAAAAGACACCTTGAATCGCCTCACCGACCACCCCGGCGTCGTCCGATTATACTACACCTTCCAGGATGAACGCTCGTTATACTTCGTCCTGGACCTttgcaaaggaggagagtTGTTAGGCGTCTTGAAGCGAATGGCAACATTCGATGAAGAGTGCACTAAGTTTTATGGCGCTCAAATATTAGACGCGATTGATTACATGCACAGGCGCGGTGTCATCCACAGAGACCTGAAGCCGGAGAATGTTCTGCTTGACAGCCAGATGCATGTCAAAGTTACTGATTTTGGCACGGCAAAGATACTCAAGAGCCGCCAAGGCTCTCTGAACTCAAGCGGGATTCCGTCGCTTGACTCGGATATACCTGAGGAAGAGCGTGCCAGCTCCTTTGTTGGTACGGCCGAGTACGTTAGCCCCGAATTATTAACGGACAAAAATGCTTGCAAGGCGAGCGATCTGTGGGCCTTTGGTTGTATCATTTACCAGCTTCTGGCTGGGCGGCCACCCTTCAAAGCCGGAAATGAGTACCAGACGTTCCAAAAAATTGTTGCGCTGGAGTACGAGTTCCCTCTGAGCTTCCCCAGTGTCGCTCGCGATCTCGTCGAGcgtctcctcgtccttgacCCCGCTCGCCGTCTGCCGATTGAACACATTAAGAACCATGAGTTCTTCCAGGGTATAACTTGGGGTGTGGACCTATGGAAACAAAAAGCGCCCCGCCTGAAAGCTTATAGCCCTCCGCCACGCGAACCTATTAAACTTAATGGGGGCTCTGACGGAGACAGCTTCCCCCCGAGTATCAACGCGGCACCTTCAAACACGAGTTCCCGTGTGGTGCCCAGGTTGATCACCGAATTGCCCGCCCCCAGTCAGCTTGACATCGAGTGGTCTCCAGTATTAACGAAAAATAACGAAAGGATCCTGAAGTTGGGAAACCTAGTTGTCTTGTCTTCTCCGGCGTCTCATAGTCCTGTCTCTAGACATGGTGAATATGAAGCCCCAAGGAAATTCTCTCGTTTCTTTGGGGGTAGCACAACTAAGAAGCGACAACGATTGGTCATGATCACGTCATCTGGTCGGATCATtatggctgctgctggcggcgatgagAAAAAGGCCAAGATGGAGTTGTCTCTGCTTGCCCCAGGGACGCATTATCGCACATCTACCGACGCTAAGGGGGTGTCATGTTGGATTGTGGATACG CGCGAGAAACACTTCGTTTTCGAGGATCCCAAACCGTCATCAAGCAGTGCGGGCACAACCGCTTTAACTACGCAGGAGTGGTTGGACACCCTCGACCGAGCTCGAGAGATGGCTCTAGCTCAACAAAATAACGGGCCATACTCTGGGGATGACGCATTCCGTGATCTATCCTCTGGGTTTTCAAGCCACGCTAATACTCTAGACCGAGCTGCGGAAACCCCCCACGAAGCAGGACCGCCACAAGGACGAGCTACGCTCGTTAAGCACCAAGGAAATGACTCCGACTCAGTCAAAGGGAAGAAACGTTTCAGCCGGCGCCACTCCAAGAACGGTCTTGCTGCGGTCTTTTAG
- a CDS encoding Zn(II)2Cys6 transcription factor (COG:S;~EggNog:ENOG410PQHU;~InterPro:IPR036864,IPR021858,IPR001138;~PFAM:PF00172,PF11951;~TransMembrane:1 (o528-548i);~go_function: GO:0000981 - DNA-binding transcription factor activity, RNA polymerase II-specific [Evidence IEA];~go_function: GO:0008270 - zinc ion binding [Evidence IEA];~go_process: GO:0006355 - regulation of transcription, DNA-templated [Evidence IEA]), which translates to MSKGCYTCRRRRIICDNGLPTCRKCRDAGKECLGYQKPLVWVKGGVASRGKMMGRSFGDAKQESPDAHENHTGLDQSAAAAANLPSDAANTPQHLRDNDDVASAQNTSLGAIVPANPMLPTPRVLVDPLFQDCSRLSRFYINHFHQNLAGYLSLYSDVRNPFRDLIPLAGNSPVISHSLAAMGALHYVILANGDFSPMPWPGETLSINDNPSPPEEAGPAELSSLSRRSSPKIYEQFLGFKQRALHQLSRDISDPVLRNDNKTLAAIMILALMDAIESGHGAWKYHLEGAKKLLQSREHDKPSKTQTILDWLDDFAADGCLVIQLMGATLARPGTLSKPFYCSDIGASVLRRLEETSWVGCPAYLLEVIFFVHAFFDLDLNNDRSSQPRTVFPSEYLPAGSNPLQCPESLPKHIQAFDPVAWAESLQSYHFLPDLSMRMTLATIYKAAVYLYATRVLSRPRPGATSISTTIGLPPDHGEVATFLIEQLSLIPSSDSHFKCLIWPSFIAGAECRDPAQRPVMLEILRKLYFHLISVNVRNAAWVLTMMWRKRDLRREERSKFRANLDKDSIDSLVVTSRSPSITTTPTTTTGTVTTPSTTTPISPGDDFYYDDDDFDWVQELDDSRIDWLFI; encoded by the exons ATGAGCAAAGGCTGCTATACctgccgtcgccgccgcATTATTTGCGATAATGGACTCCCCACGTGTCGGAAGTGTCGGGATGCGGGGAAAGAATGTCTGGGGTATCAAAAACCGCTCGTTTGGGTCAAGGGTGGAGTGGCTAGTCGGGGTAAGATGATGGGTCGCAGCTTCGGCGATGCCAAACAAGAATCTCCTGATGCCCATGAGAATCACACTGGGCTTGATcaatccgccgccgccgcagccaatcTGCCTAGCGACGCGGCGAATACCCCACAACATCTTCGCGACAATGACGACGTAGCATCGGCGCAGAATACTTCCCTGGGGGCCATTGTACCTGCAAATCCCATGCTTCCAACACCACGGGTGCTTGTGGACCCGCTATTTCAAGATTGTAGTCGACTTTCCAGGTTTTATATCAACCATT TCCATCAGAATCTTGCGGGATATCTGTCACTATATTCCGATGTCAGGAACCCATTCCGAGACCTTATCCCACTGGCTGGCAATTCTCCCGTCATTTCTCATTCCCTCGCGGCCATGGGTGCATTGCATTATGTTATTTTGGCAAACGGAGATTTTTCGCCCATGCCGTGGCCTGGAGAGACATTATCAATCAATGATAATCCCTCCCCGCCAGAGGAAGCAGGACCGGCCGAACTAAGCTCCTTGTCTCGGCGTTCGTCTCCCAAGATTTACGAGCAGTTTCTAGGGTTCAAACAACGCGCATTACACCAGTTGTCACGGGACATATCCGATCCCGTTTTGCGAAACGACAACAAGACCTTAGCAGCGATAATGATTCTTGCCTTGATGGACGCCATTGAATCTGGGCATGGGGCATGGAAATATCACCTGGAAGGCGCCAAGAAACTGTTGCAAAGTCGCGAGCACGACAAGCCAAGTAAAACGCAAACAATACTTGACTGGCTCGATGATTTTGCTGCCGATGGGTGTTTAGT AATTCAGCTAATGGGCGCTACCTTGGCCCGACCTGGCACTCTATCAAAGCCCTTTTATTGTTCTGATATTGGTGCCTCTGTCTTAAGGCGTTTAGAAGAAACCTCATGGGTCGGCTGTCCCGCCTATCTACTAGAAGTTATTTTCTTTGTCCACGCGTTCTTTGATCTTGACCTCAACAATGACCGAAGCTCACAGCCACGGACCGTTTTCCCGTCTGAATATCTCCCAGCGGGCTCAAATCCGCTCCAATGCCCCGAGAGCCTACCCAAACACATTCAGGCGTTTGACCCTGTTGCGTGGGCAGAGTCTCTCCAAAGTTATCATTTCCTTCCAGACCTTTCCATGCGGATGACCCTCGCTACCATTTACAAGGCAGCTGTCTATCTCTACGCTACCAGGGTTCTTTCTCGCCCTCGACCCGGCGCCACATCTATTTCGACCACTATTGGCCTGCCTCCAGACCATGGGGAGGTCGCAACATTCTTAATTGAACAACTCTCCCTTATCCCCTCCTCCGATTCGCACTTCAAATGTCTCATATGGCCCTCTTTCATTGCCGGCGCCGAATGTAGAGACCCTGCTCAGCGCCCAGTTATGCTCGAGATCCTCCGCAAGTTGTATTTTCACCTCATAAGCGTCAACGTCCGCAATGCTGCGTGGGTCCTGACCATGATGTGGCGCAAACGCGACCTCAGACGCGAAGAGAGATCCAAATTTCGTGCAAATCTAGACAAGGATAGTATTGACTCTCTCGTTGTCACCTCCCGATCACCTTCTATCACAACTACCCCTACCACGACCACGGGAACGGTCACTACTCCCTCCACTACGACTCCAATAAGCCCTGGTGACGATTTTTAttacgatgatgacgacttCGACTGGGTTCAAGAGTTAGATGATTCCAGGATCGATTGGCTCTTTATCTAA